A window from Gopherus evgoodei ecotype Sinaloan lineage chromosome 24, rGopEvg1_v1.p, whole genome shotgun sequence encodes these proteins:
- the LOC115639395 gene encoding cornifin-A-like, translated as MSYFAYQYKQRNYTPYSTTRLMPYAEPCVVKGPAPRVTKCAEPCDVKHPAPCTTKYRDPCAGKPSVPCATKCFEPHAQKHPVQYIPKFSEPAGVKCSTPCVTRYHEPYSLIPPQPFPERWNPCAPPYVPPYVTGYPQACGPTYVPSFPNYPYPYAPQWPDTWGYGNCGPC; from the coding sequence ATGTCTTACTTTGCCTACCAGTACAAACAACGGAACTACACACCCTACTCAACGACACGCCTCATGCCGTATGCCGAACCCTGCGTGGTTAAAGGCCCAGCTCCACGCGTTACCAAGTGCGCAGAGCCATGTGATGTGAAGCACCCAGCACCATGCACCACCAAGTACAGAGACCCATGTGCTGGGAAGCCCTCGGTCCCATGTGCTACCAAGTGTTTTGAGCCACATGCCCAGAAACACCCAGTGCAGTATATCCCCAAATTCTCTGAGCCAGCAGGTGTGAAATGCTCAACACCATGTGTCACGAGGTATCATGAGCCGTATAGTTTAATACCCCctcaaccattcccagagagATGGAATCCATGCGCTCCACCATATGTGCCTCCCTATGTTACGGGATACCCTCAGGCATGTGGCCCAACATATGTGCCGTCTTTTCCAAACTATCCATACCCTTATGCTCCCCAGTGGCCAGACACGTGGGGCTATGGAAACTGTGGGCCATGCTAA